From one Mya arenaria isolate MELC-2E11 chromosome 4, ASM2691426v1 genomic stretch:
- the LOC128230973 gene encoding fibropellin-1-like, with protein sequence MGSYTCTCKAGFSGTHCENDVNECYASPCQNGGTCENVIGTYRCLCKAGFTGEHCENDVDECSSTPCQNVDTCVNSMGSYTCTCKAGFSGTHCENDVNECYASPCQNGGTCENVIGTYRCLCKAGFTGEHCENAKRPTYIDSLITIQTCSLAHNTSGHCAECCGTDFCNDHGCGDPGLTGLPRDQRGPICFDCNHALTIDECTSVRPCLKHEVCAVEKFNWFGHFNFKLGCVDATCGPLDKRSVPVCKSCCDQDFCNRNCSDPHSPVIVG encoded by the exons ATGGGTAGCTACACCTGCACGTGTAAGGCGGGATTCTCGGGCACACATTGTGAGAACG ATGTCAACGAGTGTTATGCCAGTCCATGCCAAAACGGTGGCACGTGTGAAAATGTCATTGGCACCTACAGATGTTTGTGTAAGGCGGGATTCACGGGCGAACACTGCGAGAACG ATGTCGACGAGTGTTCTTCCACGCCTTGCCAAAATGTAGACACGTGTGTAAATAGTATGGGTAGCTACACCTGCACGTGTAAGGCGGGATTCTCGGGCACACATTGTGAGAACG ATGTCAACGAGTGTTATGCCAGTCCATGCCAAAACGGTGGCACGTGTGAAAATGTCATTGGCACCTACAGATGTTTGTGTAAGGCGGGATTCACGGGCGAACACTGCGAGAACG CAAAGAGACCTACATATATTGATTCTTTAATTACAATTCAGACGTGTTCACTGGCTCACAACACCTCAGGCCACTGTGCAGAATGTTGCGGCACGGATTTCTGCAATGACCACGGCTGTGGGGACCCAG GTCTTACTGGTTTACCACGTGACCAAAGAGGACCCATTTGTTTCGACTGTAACCATGCGCTTACCATTGATGAGTGCACATCAGTTCGACCCTGTCTGAAGCATGAG GTATGCGCTGTAGAGAAGTTTAACTGGTTTGGACATTTCAACTTCAAACTTGGATGTGTTGATGCAACG TGTGGTCCACTGGACAAACGTTCAGTTCCGGTCTGTAAATCGTGCTGTGACCAAGACTTCTGCAACAGGAATTGCTCTGACCCGCACTCGCCCGTCATAGTTG GCTGA